One window of the Xiphophorus hellerii strain 12219 chromosome 15, Xiphophorus_hellerii-4.1, whole genome shotgun sequence genome contains the following:
- the pcare2 gene encoding uncharacterized protein pcare2 yields the protein MGCSPSKGKLFSKPRQCDVQNALVSEELQEVADGGPELDEDTRLQPQNKEEDLPLLTDEYCTKETSVTHLDPDPILPENEMDSEATQVNEMPQEIIGNVMEMPLSQKAETRKKNMKKRSTERQRKSSLVQTKAGLPPHMVRAHQAAYNFLNQNISKYEILLGLLDQATQTQLSLQTPMSALELYFEEINQALEEMAEEGELMLKEHGDSMTLPSGIFGQAVCSAKPMNNFDPSPDLLHQLLQDSSEKIRQVKSSVKTQSDTTLEEGIDYFSSFSKLYTEKLQAKQAAEFRLAQVLARVETVAIRKSNPEDSALHSEDSGIGGESESLTGSERNHGHRGSAGSGSFGSEVNIRGIYQNYSAGFTRNNEEGEEEEDEEQHAEKYQDDEIDQFERKRSNSSPPDPCHALRYMYENSMKDQQPAFKQLFNAEHSEITEEQNSQMELDEKINMISEMQGLNDFVKPQCNLYQAGHRQHSLDGSAGEHKSQDRTNRLPGSLSSPSNKPLKCYSVRRLINTFSQGVDGRPGRDDLDMDNLPPPPLEVLMDNSFRRNEDQLRNEKLHEDPVLTLPLIHQTTGISQRRKIVMQNVEVLPNKANVKIGSMAASPAPPLRHEGVTEVQHQKLKLETDLSEQTEKTKRIYKQARKIIHLRNAGESTDMKNFQIPVSGDLTSLQATRCEGNEIPSCSLPVIAPPVSRVRLPPSCPSVHHTVPHPPVFRQHPNSGSSSRPNSPRKVTRANDNSTEQIIPHMSFHDARSVFCQNELKSSQACLSFGSSVLPRKWGEVSRGRLSTRGRENSTRRTQSEQRPGMTSYSDLETDGHLVSLQTNEDEPVGEKYSLDNSLKTEEKSEVDPAAEN from the exons ATGGGCTGTTCACCATCAAAAggaaagttattttcaaaaccaCGTCAATGTGATGTTCAGAATGCCCTGGTCTCTGAAGAATTACAGGAGGTTGCGGATGGTGGACCTGAACTGGATGAAGACACCCGTTTACAACCTCAAAACAAGGAAGAGGATCTGCCACTACTTACTGACGAATACTGCACAAAAGAAACTTCAGTGACTCATCTGGACCCTGATCCAATACTTCCTGAAAATGAAATGGATTCTGAAGCAACACAGGTAAATGAAATGCCTCAGGAAATAATTGGAAATGTCATGGAAATGCCTCTGAGTCAGAAGGCGGAGACccgaaagaaaaacatgaagaagagATCCACAGAACGGCAGAGAAAGTCTTCTTTAGTGCAAACAAAGGCAGGTTTGCCACCACATATGGTGAGAGCTCACCAGGCTGCTTACAATTTCCTGAACCAAAATATCTCCAAATATGAAATTCTTCTGGGGCTCCTGGACCAGGCTACCCAGACACAACTGTCACTCCAAACACCGATGTCTGCTTTGGAGTTGTACTTTGAGGAAATCAACCAGGCACTAGAGGAGATGGCTGAAGAGGGGGAGCTGATGCTCAAGGAGCATGGGGACAGCATGACTTTACCTTCTGGGATATTTGGTCAAGCAGTATGCTCGGCTAAAcctatgaataattttgatcCATCACCAGAtcttttacatcaactacttcaGGATTCATCAGAAAAAATCAGGCAAGTTAAAAGCTCAGTGAAGACTCAGAGTGATACTACACTTGAGGAGGGAATAGATTATTTCTCTTCCTTCTCTAAACTGTATACCGAGAAGCTTCAGGCTAAGCAGGCTGCAGAGTTTAGGTTAGCTCAAGTACTTGCAAGGGTTGAGACGGTGGCTATTAGGAAGTCCAACCCAGAAGATTCTGCACTGCACAGTGAGGACAGTGGTATTGGTGGAGAGAGTGAGAGTTTGACAGGATCTGAAAGGAACCATGGCCACCGTGGGAGCGCTGGATCAGGAAGTTTTGGGTCTGAAGTCAACATTCGGGGTATATATCAAAATTATTCAGCCGGTTTTACTAGAAATAACGAagagggggaggaggaagaggatgaggagcagcatGCAGAAAAATATCAAGATGATGAAATTGACCAGTTTGAGAGAAAGAGATCAAACTCTTCTCCACCAGATCCCTGTCACGCTCTTCGTTACATGTATGAAAACTCCATGAAAGATCAGCAGCCTGCCTTCAAACAACTTTTCAATGCTGAACACTCTGaaataacagaggaacaaaacagtcagatggAATTAGATGAAAAAATTAATATGATTTCTGAAATGCAAGGACTAAATGACTTTGTAAAGCCTCAGTGCAATTTGTATCAAGCTGGACATCGGCAACATTCTTTGGATGGATCAGCTGGTGAACACAAAAGCCAAGACAGAACCAATCGACTACCTGGTTCTTTATCTTCACCATCAAATAAACCACTAAAGTGCTATTCAGTCAGAAGGCTCATAAATACATTTAGCCAAGGGGTTGATGGGAGACCAGGCAGGGATGACCTAGATATGGATAATCTACCACCGCCACCCCTGGAAGTTCTAATGGACAATTCCTTTCGACGCAATGAAGACCAACTACGAAATGAAAAGCTACATGAAGATCCGGTTCTGACTCTTCCGTTAATACACCAGACCACTGGGATTTCCCAGCGAAGGAAGATAGTTATGCAGAATGTGGAAGTTCTGccaaacaaagcaaatgtaaaaattgGATCAATGGCTGCGTCACCCGCCCCTCCTCTTAGGCATGAGGGAGTTACTGAGGTGCAACATCAAAAGTTGAAACTGGAAACAGATCTGTCTGAACAAACTGAGAAAACGAAAAGAATCTACAAACAAGCAAGAAAGATTATCCATTTGCGCAATGCAGGAGAATCCACCGACATGAAAAATTTTCAAATTCCAGTCTCAGGAGATTTAACATCCCTTCAAGCCACAAGATGTGAAGGCAATGAGATACCCTCCTGCAGTCTGCCCGTCATAGCACCACCCGTTTCAAGAGTGCGCTTGCCACCATCATGTCCTTCTGTGCACCACACTGTTCCACATCCCCCTGTCTTCAGACAGCATCCCAACTCTGGATCCTCTTCTCGCCCAAATTCTCCAAGAAAAGTTACACGCGCAAATGATAACAGCACAGAACAGATCATTCCTCATATGTCCTTTCATGATGCCCGCTCAGTCTTCTGTCAAAACGAGTTGAAAAGTTCCCAGGCCTGCCTGTCCTTTGGAAGTTCTGTTCTCCCCAGAAAATGGGGGGAAGTCTCTCGAGGCAGGTTGTCCACAAGAGGAAGAGAGAATTCAACCCGTCGCACACAGTCAGAACAGAGGCCTGGAATGACTTCCTATTCAGACTTGGAAACAGATGGCCATTTGGTATCCCTGCAAACCAACGAAGATGAACCTGTTGGAGAAAAATACAG TCTAGACAACTCTCTGAAGACAGAAGAAAAGTCCGAGGTGGATCCAGCTGCTGAAAACTGA